The following proteins are encoded in a genomic region of Variovorax paradoxus:
- a CDS encoding 3-hydroxyacyl-CoA dehydrogenase NAD-binding domain-containing protein has protein sequence MTAEYKVLGDVAVITLTNPPVNGLGFSTRIGITDGLSKANADDAVKAIVITGAGKAFSGGADIKEFGTPKALQEPNLLSVILSLEASPKPIVAAIHSVCMGGGLELALGCHYRVAAPGTSVALPEVKLGLLPGAGGTQRLPRVLGVETALNMIVSGEPVKSELLASLPGQKLFDRLAASAESVFEEAVAFAKSVAGKGGELPLVRNLPCRHPQGDAYFQFAKNMVGGMSKNYPAPLKCVDAVQAATKLKFDEGMAEERRLFTALMFTPESLALRHLFMAERAASKIPDVAEDTPKREVKSVGVIGAGTMGGGISMNFLNAGIPVKILEMKQEAIDRGIATIKKNYEAQVKKGKLKQDKYEQRMALLSTTLSYDDLKDADLIIEAVFEEFGVKEKVFKELDRVAKKGAILASNTSTLDVDKIAAFTDRPQDVVGMHFFSPANVMKLLEVVRGKATAKDVLATVMDIGKKIKKTAVVSGVCDGFIGNRMIEQYSRQAGFLLDEGATPQQVDKAVEKFGFAMGPFRMGDLAGNDIGWAIRKRRATERADMKYSRTADKLCELGRFGQKTGAGWYDYQAGKRDAIPSDLVNKMIEDHRKELGITPRKISDEEIVQRLVYALVNEGAHILEDGIASKSGDIDMVYLTGYGFPIWRGGPMHYASQVGLYNVAETMKRFAKNPRDDAEFWQPAPLIQKLVAEGKSFS, from the coding sequence ATGACGGCTGAATACAAAGTGCTCGGCGATGTCGCCGTGATCACACTGACCAACCCGCCGGTCAACGGTCTCGGTTTTTCGACCCGCATCGGCATTACCGATGGGCTGTCGAAGGCCAATGCCGACGACGCCGTCAAGGCCATCGTCATCACGGGCGCCGGCAAGGCGTTCTCGGGCGGTGCGGACATCAAGGAATTCGGCACGCCCAAGGCGCTGCAAGAGCCCAACCTGCTGAGCGTAATCCTCTCGCTCGAAGCCTCTCCCAAGCCCATCGTCGCAGCCATTCACTCCGTGTGCATGGGCGGCGGCCTCGAACTGGCGCTCGGCTGCCACTACCGTGTGGCGGCTCCCGGCACCAGCGTCGCACTGCCTGAAGTCAAGCTCGGCCTCCTGCCGGGCGCCGGCGGCACGCAGCGCCTGCCGCGCGTGCTGGGCGTGGAAACCGCGCTCAACATGATCGTGAGCGGCGAGCCGGTCAAGAGCGAGCTGCTCGCTTCGCTGCCGGGCCAAAAGTTGTTCGACCGGCTCGCGGCCTCGGCCGAATCGGTGTTCGAGGAGGCTGTGGCCTTCGCGAAATCCGTCGCGGGCAAGGGAGGCGAGTTGCCGCTGGTGCGCAACCTGCCGTGCAGGCATCCGCAGGGCGATGCCTACTTCCAGTTCGCCAAGAACATGGTCGGCGGCATGTCGAAGAACTATCCGGCGCCGCTCAAATGCGTCGATGCGGTGCAGGCGGCCACCAAGCTCAAGTTCGACGAGGGCATGGCCGAAGAGCGCCGCTTGTTCACCGCGCTCATGTTCACGCCCGAATCGCTGGCGCTGCGCCACCTGTTCATGGCCGAGCGCGCGGCTTCCAAGATTCCCGACGTGGCCGAAGACACGCCCAAGCGAGAGGTCAAGTCGGTCGGCGTGATCGGCGCCGGCACCATGGGCGGCGGCATTTCGATGAACTTCCTGAATGCGGGCATCCCCGTCAAGATTCTCGAGATGAAGCAGGAAGCGATCGATCGCGGCATTGCCACCATCAAGAAGAACTACGAAGCCCAGGTCAAGAAGGGCAAGCTCAAGCAGGACAAGTACGAGCAGCGCATGGCGCTCCTGAGCACCACGCTCAGCTACGACGACCTGAAGGACGCCGACCTGATCATCGAAGCCGTGTTCGAGGAATTCGGCGTGAAAGAGAAGGTGTTCAAGGAGCTCGACCGCGTGGCCAAGAAGGGCGCGATCCTGGCTTCGAACACCTCGACGCTCGACGTCGACAAGATTGCCGCGTTCACCGACCGTCCGCAGGACGTGGTCGGCATGCACTTCTTCAGCCCGGCCAACGTGATGAAGCTGCTCGAAGTAGTGCGCGGCAAGGCCACCGCGAAAGACGTTCTGGCCACCGTCATGGACATTGGCAAGAAGATCAAGAAGACGGCCGTGGTCTCGGGCGTGTGCGACGGCTTCATCGGCAACCGCATGATCGAGCAGTACTCGCGCCAGGCGGGCTTCCTGCTCGACGAAGGCGCCACGCCGCAGCAGGTCGACAAGGCCGTCGAGAAGTTCGGCTTTGCCATGGGCCCGTTCCGCATGGGCGACCTGGCCGGTAACGACATCGGCTGGGCCATTCGCAAGCGCCGCGCCACCGAACGCGCCGACATGAAGTACAGCCGCACGGCCGACAAGCTTTGCGAACTGGGCCGCTTCGGCCAGAAGACCGGGGCAGGGTGGTACGACTACCAGGCCGGCAAGCGCGATGCGATTCCGTCGGACCTCGTCAACAAGATGATCGAGGACCACCGCAAGGAACTCGGCATCACGCCGCGCAAGATCTCCGACGAGGAAATCGTTCAGCGCCTGGTGTACGCATTGGTCAACGAAGGCGCGCACATCCTGGAAGACGGCATTGCCTCGAAGTCCGGCGACATCGACATGGTGTACCTCACCGGCTATGGCTTCCCCATCTGGCGCGGCGGTCCGATGCACTACGCATCGCAGGTCGGCCTGTACAACGTGGCCGAGACGATGAAGCGCTTTGCGAAGAATCCGCGCGACGACGCCGAGTTCTGGCAGCCGGCCCCGCTGATCCAGAAG